The Mugil cephalus isolate CIBA_MC_2020 chromosome 11, CIBA_Mcephalus_1.1, whole genome shotgun sequence genome includes a window with the following:
- the pnrc2 gene encoding proline-rich nuclear receptor coactivator 2 has translation MGGGERYNIPVSHPERPLPKKNLGRAKQRSRDQNGSVASAGGAGGLHHHGHRRSDKGAAYLRSPEARQAASAEKNASVRFATNYDQNWEGAVSHLNTLLATQGSPSYAGPKFSEPPSPSVLPKPPSHWVSFPIGSCDNREMMAFQLKSLLKVQA, from the coding sequence ATGGGAGGTGGAGAAAGGTACAACATTCCAGTTTCCCACCCTGAGCGCCCTTTGCCCAAGAAGAACCTGGGCAGGGCCAAGCAGAGGAGCCGTGACCAGAACGGATCCGTGGCATCTGCAGGAGGGGCAGGAGGCCTTCACCACCACGGCCACCGCCGAAGCGACAAAGGTGCTGCCTACCTTAGGTCCCCGGAGGCGCGGCAGGCCGCGTCTGCAGAGAAAAACGCCTCCGTGCGTTTCGCCACCAACTATGATCAGAACTGGGAGGGTGCCGTGTCTCACCTCAACACGCTCCTGGCGACGCAGGGCAGCCCGAGCTACGCCGGGCCCAAGTTCAGCGAGCCACCCTCGCCCAGCGTGTTGCCCAAACCCCCCAGTCACTGGGTGTCTTTCCCAATAGGTTCCTGTGACAACAGGGAGATGATGGCCTTCCAGCTCAAGAGTCTCCTGAAGGTGCAGGCCTGA